aaataatattaattatatgattagttatatgatggtacatataaaatacgattaattatatgatgaaattatacgatatataataatgactaaggatgggttttcagacatccatatgggtttggttctgatcagtTTGCGTTTCgagttttcgaggtcaaagatttcagtcctattaggatatttctaaatttttgtttgagtttgattcggatatttacgggtttggtttgggtttggataacatatttaaattatttttaaagttttaaatcactatatatttaaaatttctcaaaatctataaataaagtaatatattacctataaatttaagtaacatatgtcagaatacctaagcttaacatatcaattggtttgatttaaaaatttggatacgaaatcaataattattttaagtatttttggtgatttgaatatactttaactatttcagatatttgtttttgactatctatacatatttttaagtattttaaaccaatttaaaagtatcattcttgatgttttatatacgttaaatataaaaataattaatatataaatatataaatctatttttagataaattcaggtacacgaatacttcggttcggatctgattcggttctctaactaacaattttgaataattcgaatatttaatcaatttatgttcaggtttggtactatatttaatgattggtatcagttctgttcctcggattcattttgccaaacccttataattatatgaaaaacaaatatcatcatatttttaaaaatatacatccgcggaggtgcagagatcaaagtctataatcatttattttaacaacaagccaaataaatatgttgattgaagaacgaataaaaaaaactagagaaatatataatttattagagacactctatgtgtcgaaattattataaagaaaattttattaaaataaataaattcaataattacaaacaaataatatatttcataaaagtgaaaaataatacccgcgctttcgaagcgcgggtcaaaatctagtgagaCTTATATTTCATCAATTTATAGAACTTCCCTCGATTCGGGTATAATCACCCATGTTTTTCAGAAATCAAAAGAGTTAAgtgctgttcgtttggttgccgcagtTTTCAGCGTCAGCGGCAGCGgcagcgtcggcgtcagcgaCAGCGGCTGCGTCAACGAAATTGTGTTGTTGTTCGTTTCGtagacgctgacgccgacgctgacgctgCTGCTGACGCAAGTTGTTGTTCGTTTTTAAGACGCATGTAATTAACGCTGACGCCGATGCTGACGCCGACGCAGGAAACATATTTTAAGTTGTTCGTTTGACAGACGCTGcgtttagttttaaaaatctgtagaattgtattttaaataaacagaatatagtttaaatttgtaaaattgtattttaaataaataaaatatagtttaaatatatttatatctattaaaatattatatttaattggtaataaatttttagtcaaatatataaatgtaacaattaacattttcttgtcataaatcataagctaaatttaaaaaaaaaagaattctttGTAACCATTTTTGTAACATTACTCATCTTTTTGTATTATAAACATCAACATTCTTTGGAGAGTGCATTTGGCCTCATTGTTATCCAAACATACACCAAACTAGTTTTTAATATACACTAACAACAGAGTCATATCTTCCTGCATCTCCAAGAAGATACTGAGAATAGAGGTCGATCTAGCCTGCAAACTCCTTGTATAGTCTCCACCAAGCTTGACGCCACTCTTGTTGCTTGAAGCGTTGTCTGCTTTGAAAGCTTCACATACTCACATAGAGAAACCATAACATAAGTCAGATTCAATCGTCTGATCCAAACATCAAACAGAGATGTTATCATGATTTTCATGCAGCCATAAAACTGTATCAAACCAGTGTGAGGTATTGGCATCATTCTTAAACTGTATCTGGGTTCTTAGCCTGCCCATTTCATCAAGACTTTTAAGGTATCATAAAGTGTAAATTCTTTGAAGACAACTAGTACCATCATACAGACATACACATCACACCACTAAGGACCTCTCATCATGTATACACTTATATACGTACAAAAAACATGTCCTTACCAACTAGAACCAACCACAACGCATATACCAAGCTCATATACCAACCATTGGCAGATATGAAACACACATCGTTCAAGTAACAACTAAACAAGAGAAGAATCCAATAgctcatttgtttttttttgcagaccATGATTCTTATAAACAAGGAAAGGTGAAGACAGAGCTGGAGCAACGATGCTTGAAACCCAAATGCTTTAGAACAGAGACAATACCTCAACGAGAAAAGGAACACTCAGGCCACAGACCCTAAAGCATACGCCTAAACTAACAAACAAGTTCCAGAAAGAGCCTAAAGACAGTTCCATACCATCTTCAAAGGCTTGAGAGTGAGCTTGAGACGAGAGAGCCTGCATCAGTAAAGCATCAACATCAGACACAACCCCATCTTAAAGACATATACTTTTGATAAAGCGAGACTCTATCAAGCTTAAACAGAGCAGAAAAGAGAAACCCATCAAACATCTGAACTAAGACATGAGCTTGTAATAGGAACCTTACGAGAGAGTGAGAGACAGACAAAGCCAATAGTAATACCTCAACGAGAAAAGGAAGAGATGGATTTGGAGTAAGAGAGCTTCGAGATGCTATATGGAGAATCAGAGAGAGCTTCGAGATGCTATTGGAGAAGAGAGAGCTTCGAGATGCGAGGGAGAACAGAGAGCTTCGAGATGAGATTGAGAACAGAGAGTTCGAGATGAGATGCTATGGAGAACAGAAAGCTTGCGATGGAGAACAGAAAGCTTCGAGATGAGATGCCATGGAGAAGAGAGCTTCGAGATGAGATGAGTTcggagatggagagagagagagagcttgagATGTTCGAGATCAGAGAGAGAGAACTGGAGAGGTGTTG
The Raphanus sativus cultivar WK10039 chromosome 1, ASM80110v3, whole genome shotgun sequence DNA segment above includes these coding regions:
- the LOC108854369 gene encoding uncharacterized protein LOC108854369, with product MRVPASASAAERSVNASDAHLISNSLFSISSRSSLFSLASRSSLFSNSISKLSLILHIASRSSLTPNPSLPFLVEALSSQAHSQAFEDAFKADNASSNKSGVKLGGDYTRSLQARSTSILSIFLEMQEDMTLLLVYIKN